In one window of Megalops cyprinoides isolate fMegCyp1 chromosome 24, fMegCyp1.pri, whole genome shotgun sequence DNA:
- the LOC118771085 gene encoding cerebellin-1-like isoform X1, translated as MALLQLILLACVSVGMAQDFASPDTDILAELKELKAKMEKLERENEVDLRALETRLNISEIKLEEEKTVVKNLKSTVEELRRQNEGRTEIDRPKVAFSATLFGAGSQHTGPFNTETTLIYKKVITDIGNNYNPATGIFTAPVKGLYYFRFSGHAWDNHYMAVSLYKNEQRICSAYDEQRSGNANSSNGVTLLLEEGDRVYMRLWANKLIFDDEGGHSTFSGFLLFPM; from the exons atggctctgctgcagctgatcttactggcctgtgtgtctgtggggatgGCACAGGATTTCGCCTCACCTGATACCGACATCCTGGCCGAGCTGAAAGAGCTGAAAGCCAAAATGGAGAAactggagagggagaatgaag TGGATCTGAGAGCCTTGGAGACCAGGCTGAACATCAGTGAAATTaagctggaggaagagaaaacTGTGGTGAAGAATCTGAAATCTACAGTGGAGGAGCTAAGGAGACAGAATGAAGGTCGTacagagat agacagaccaaaGGTGGCATTCTCAGCAACACTGTTTGGAGCTGGCAGTCAACACACAGGACCTTTCAATACTGAAACCACTCTGATCTACAAAAAAGTCATCACAGACATCGGCAACAACTACAACCCAGCTACAG GGATCTTCACAGCACCAGTGAAAGGACTTTACTACTTCAGGTTCTCTGGACATGCCTGGGATAACCATTACATGGCTGTCAGCctttataaaaatgaacaacgCATATGTTCTGCATATGATGAGCAACGATCAGGTAATGCAAATTCCTCCAATGGAGTAACACTGCTGCTGGAAGAGGGAGATCGTGTCTACATGCGTCTCTGGGCAAACAAACTGATCTTTGACGATGAAGGAGGCCACAGCACCTTCAGTGGCTTCCTGCTCTTCCCCATGTGA
- the hnrnpc gene encoding heterogeneous nuclear ribonucleoproteins C1/C2 → MDRSPTTSSLMASNVTNKTDPRSLNSRVFIGNLNTLLVTKADVEAIFSKYGKIVGCSVHKGFAFVQYANERNARAAVAGEDGRMIVGQVLDINLAGEPKPHRSKTTKRSAGDMYSSSSFDLDYDFQRDYYDRMYSYPSRVPPPPPPLSRAVIPSKRPRVSVSGGGSRRTKTSFSSSKSSQRTSSSRTMKADDLQTIKKELTQIKHKVDYLLESLDRMEKDHSKKSEGKSVKPDVGEVSSLQHSSSSSSKKEDSSKRDRERESQELNDSEEEGDLLEEEEEEVKSRGREDDNDEEEEEEGEQVEDDDGGDSINGDDDS, encoded by the exons ATGGA CCGGTcccccaccaccagcagccTGATGGCCAGCAACGTGACCAACAAGACGGACCCGCGCTCACTCAACTCGCGCGTCTTCATCGGGAACCTCAACACGCTGCTGGTGACCAAGGCCGACGTGGAGGCCATCTTCAGCAAGTATGGCAAGATTGTGGGCTGCTCCGTACACAAGGGCTTCGCTTTCGTACAGTATGCCAACGAGAGGAATGCCCGTGCCGCCGTGGCCGGAGAGGACGGCCGCATGATCGTGGGACAGGTGCTGG ATATTAACCTGGCTGGCGAGCCCAAACCCCATAGGTCAAAGACGACCAAGCGCTCTGCAGGAGACATGTACAG cagcTCCTCATTTGACCTGGACTATGACTTCCAGAGAGATTACTATGACCG AATGTACTCGTACCCCTCCCgcgtgccccctccccccccgcccctctcaCGGGCCGTGATCCCCTCCAAGCGCCCGCGTGTCAGCGTCAGCGGAGGGGGCAGCCGCCGCACCAAGaccagcttctcctcctccaaGAGCAGCCAGAGGACCTCCTCCTCCCGCACAA TGAAGGCCGATGACCTGCAGACCATTAAGAAGGAGCTGACGCAGATCAAACACAAGGTGGACTACCTGCTGGAGAGTCTCGACCGCATGGAGAAGGACCACAGCAAGAAGTCAG AGGGGAAGAGCGTGAAGCCGGACGTGGGCGAGGTGTCCTCCCTGCAGcactccagcagctccagcagcaagAAGGAGGACAGCAGCAagcgggacagagagagggagagccaggagCTCAACGACTCCGAGGAGGAGGGggacctgctggaggaggaggaggaggag GTGAAGAGTCGAGGAAGGGAGGATGACaatgatgaagaggaggaggaagagggggagcaggtggaggatgatgatggtggcGACAGCATCAATGGAGACGATgactcatag
- the LOC118771085 gene encoding cerebellin-1-like isoform X2 produces the protein MALLQLILLACVSVGMAQDFASPDTDILAELKELKAKMEKLERENEVDLRALETRLNISEIKLEEEKTVVKNLKSTVEELRRQNEDRPKVAFSATLFGAGSQHTGPFNTETTLIYKKVITDIGNNYNPATGIFTAPVKGLYYFRFSGHAWDNHYMAVSLYKNEQRICSAYDEQRSGNANSSNGVTLLLEEGDRVYMRLWANKLIFDDEGGHSTFSGFLLFPM, from the exons atggctctgctgcagctgatcttactggcctgtgtgtctgtggggatgGCACAGGATTTCGCCTCACCTGATACCGACATCCTGGCCGAGCTGAAAGAGCTGAAAGCCAAAATGGAGAAactggagagggagaatgaag TGGATCTGAGAGCCTTGGAGACCAGGCTGAACATCAGTGAAATTaagctggaggaagagaaaacTGTGGTGAAGAATCTGAAATCTACAGTGGAGGAGCTAAGGAGACAGAATGAAG acagaccaaaGGTGGCATTCTCAGCAACACTGTTTGGAGCTGGCAGTCAACACACAGGACCTTTCAATACTGAAACCACTCTGATCTACAAAAAAGTCATCACAGACATCGGCAACAACTACAACCCAGCTACAG GGATCTTCACAGCACCAGTGAAAGGACTTTACTACTTCAGGTTCTCTGGACATGCCTGGGATAACCATTACATGGCTGTCAGCctttataaaaatgaacaacgCATATGTTCTGCATATGATGAGCAACGATCAGGTAATGCAAATTCCTCCAATGGAGTAACACTGCTGCTGGAAGAGGGAGATCGTGTCTACATGCGTCTCTGGGCAAACAAACTGATCTTTGACGATGAAGGAGGCCACAGCACCTTCAGTGGCTTCCTGCTCTTCCCCATGTGA